In SAR324 cluster bacterium, a genomic segment contains:
- a CDS encoding SLBB domain-containing protein, whose translation MKSLSGLLLGMLLCVSLSWGQTPKRSTVPASKGTPRSEVRETTVQTLSPQSDPSLATQSKPSENTSEGRKNKDFSEDLPATPEEKPEKKDRREENADRSATIVKQDLSPLEKLLQPTLTLGLYPPGTQPPLRQLGYDQLRTDRFLFDPVANPALPREYQLGPGDEVILYDSLGQIFASGSQSLQVNSSGMLHIPGVQALSVWNMNLSQLNEELKNRTKFLSATLGQLRSIQVNVLGEANQPGLHRVPAIASVHNILSLVGGIKKTGSLRQIQWKRGEKLIQEIDLYPYFLQGHSLENVHMQSGDTLFIPLLKNVIAVAGEVRRTGIFELKQETTLEQVLELSGGLLPTAHAERIMVERLNSDGIKSFETLSLSQKSTIQSYDIVQVYPVADQRQHYFTLVGPFSNPGSYEYKPGLTLAEALRQGGELLDQVYLEKGQIQRFEYVENQPVPQPQIMLFSYADVLQKKEIGNMLILDKDVIQLFPINNMVSVNGEVTQPGSYKFIPGMTIDDLLFLASGVKNTAYLGRVDIIRESLGSPRKLIRVNLFNPEMLQTPLEPMDKVTVFDDKENRQTITVQGEVHAPGIYPYYEGMSLEDAVFLASNFTKNSYRDRIHVQRRFQDGTRELFNITPADYTHFILRPDDVILVHGLDVIPAKHVSIQGSPVRNPGTYPFMDGMKIKDLLFVAGGLNNKSIDSHVLVKRWHYQNDILTRESIQVRMDPLTFETTPPLILQEDDAVFLRQRADYRIPGFATIAGEVVFPGGYEISPGDRISDLLEKSGGLSNKAFLPGVIFTRKLLKIREDATDQRLQRDIERSLLKSTVEASSSITSPETHLQALAAVRSSLNPQTQTQTQTQVETQEELSQEEASKKVSQKEESRIQELNLGRIVIDMEDLEKFKGGPENFELMDGDTLTIPPLINTVLVKGEVRGEASFLVRPETTAWDYLEMLGNPGSLAKIEDTYVIRPNGFVISDLDHYTIREGDIIVVPADLSPRESTLKETATVVDIIFKSLATILTVVVLAVTL comes from the coding sequence ATGAAATCATTATCCGGTTTGTTGCTGGGAATGCTGTTGTGTGTGTCCCTTTCCTGGGGACAAACCCCAAAACGTTCGACAGTTCCCGCTTCCAAGGGGACGCCTCGGTCCGAGGTTCGTGAAACAACGGTTCAAACGCTTTCACCTCAATCTGATCCTTCGTTGGCTACCCAATCCAAGCCATCTGAGAACACTTCCGAAGGACGGAAAAACAAGGATTTTTCCGAGGATCTCCCGGCAACCCCCGAAGAAAAACCAGAAAAAAAAGACCGTCGTGAGGAAAATGCCGACAGGTCTGCCACGATTGTAAAACAGGATTTATCCCCTTTGGAAAAATTACTGCAGCCCACCTTAACCCTGGGGTTGTATCCGCCGGGAACTCAGCCGCCCTTACGACAATTGGGTTATGATCAGTTACGCACGGATCGGTTTTTGTTTGACCCCGTGGCGAATCCGGCACTGCCGCGAGAATATCAATTGGGACCGGGAGATGAAGTGATCCTGTATGATAGTCTGGGACAGATATTTGCGTCGGGCAGTCAGTCCTTGCAGGTGAATTCCAGCGGGATGCTGCATATTCCAGGCGTTCAAGCCTTGTCGGTCTGGAATATGAACCTATCCCAGCTCAATGAAGAATTGAAGAACAGAACCAAATTTCTCTCGGCCACCCTGGGCCAGTTACGTTCCATTCAGGTGAATGTCCTGGGGGAAGCCAATCAACCCGGCTTACACCGTGTTCCCGCCATAGCGTCCGTCCATAATATTTTATCGTTGGTGGGCGGCATCAAAAAAACCGGGAGTCTCAGACAGATTCAATGGAAGCGTGGAGAAAAACTGATCCAGGAAATTGATCTGTACCCCTATTTTTTACAGGGCCATTCCTTGGAGAATGTTCACATGCAGAGCGGTGACACTTTGTTTATTCCCTTGCTGAAAAACGTGATCGCCGTTGCCGGTGAAGTCCGGAGAACCGGAATTTTCGAATTAAAGCAGGAAACAACCCTGGAACAAGTGCTGGAGCTTTCCGGTGGGCTGTTGCCCACGGCTCATGCCGAACGCATCATGGTGGAGCGCCTCAATTCTGACGGCATTAAATCCTTTGAAACGCTGAGTCTGTCACAAAAATCGACCATCCAATCCTACGATATCGTACAAGTGTATCCGGTGGCCGATCAACGACAGCATTATTTCACTCTGGTCGGTCCTTTCAGCAACCCGGGGAGTTATGAGTATAAACCTGGATTGACCTTGGCGGAAGCGTTGCGACAGGGGGGGGAATTGTTGGATCAGGTCTATCTTGAGAAGGGACAGATTCAACGGTTTGAGTATGTGGAAAATCAGCCAGTGCCTCAACCTCAAATTATGTTGTTCTCTTATGCGGATGTTCTGCAAAAAAAAGAGATTGGCAATATGCTCATCCTGGACAAGGATGTGATTCAGTTGTTTCCGATCAATAATATGGTTTCCGTGAATGGCGAGGTGACTCAGCCCGGTTCGTATAAATTTATCCCCGGCATGACGATTGACGATTTGCTGTTTCTGGCGTCGGGGGTGAAAAATACAGCCTACCTGGGTCGGGTGGATATTATTCGCGAGTCGTTGGGATCTCCACGAAAATTGATTCGGGTGAATTTGTTTAATCCGGAAATGTTGCAAACCCCCCTGGAACCCATGGATAAGGTCACGGTCTTTGATGATAAGGAAAATAGACAGACGATCACCGTTCAGGGAGAAGTGCATGCTCCGGGTATTTATCCCTATTATGAGGGCATGAGCCTGGAGGATGCGGTGTTTCTCGCCAGTAATTTCACCAAGAACAGTTACAGGGACCGGATTCATGTGCAACGTCGATTTCAGGATGGAACCCGAGAATTGTTTAATATCACGCCGGCTGATTATACCCATTTTATTTTGCGTCCGGATGATGTGATCCTTGTTCATGGGCTGGATGTGATTCCTGCAAAACATGTCAGCATCCAGGGGAGCCCGGTACGAAATCCGGGAACCTATCCCTTTATGGACGGCATGAAAATCAAGGATCTGCTGTTTGTGGCAGGAGGACTGAATAACAAATCCATTGATTCCCACGTGTTGGTCAAACGCTGGCACTATCAGAATGATATTCTGACACGGGAATCGATCCAGGTGAGAATGGACCCCCTCACCTTCGAGACAACGCCACCCCTCATTTTACAGGAAGATGACGCGGTCTTTCTGCGACAACGCGCCGATTATCGCATACCGGGATTCGCAACAATTGCTGGAGAAGTTGTTTTTCCGGGAGGCTATGAAATCAGTCCGGGTGACCGGATTTCGGATCTGCTGGAGAAGTCCGGTGGACTTTCCAACAAAGCGTTCTTGCCGGGCGTTATTTTTACCCGAAAATTGCTGAAAATCCGGGAAGATGCCACTGATCAACGCTTACAACGGGATATTGAGCGATCTCTGTTGAAAAGCACGGTGGAAGCCTCATCCAGTATCACGTCTCCCGAAACCCATTTGCAGGCACTGGCCGCAGTCAGATCCTCTCTCAATCCACAGACACAGACACAGACACAGACACAGGTTGAAACGCAAGAAGAACTTTCGCAAGAAGAAGCCAGCAAAAAAGTGTCACAAAAAGAAGAGAGTAGAATTCAAGAACTAAATCTTGGCCGGATTGTCATCGATATGGAGGATTTGGAAAAGTTTAAAGGTGGTCCGGAAAATTTTGAACTCATGGATGGTGACACGCTCACGATTCCGCCGCTGATCAATACCGTCCTGGTGAAAGGAGAAGTTCGTGGGGAAGCGTCCTTTTTGGTCCGCCCCGAGACCACGGCCTGGGATTACCTGGAGATGTTGGGAAATCCAGGATCATTGGCTAAAATCGAGGACACCTATGTCATTCGGCCCAATGGTTTTGTGATTTCCGATTTGGATCATTATACGATTCGAGAGGGGGATATCATTGTGGTTCCAGCCGATCTGTCACCACGGGAAAGTACTTTAAAGGAAACCGCTACCGTGGTGGATATCATCTTCAAATCCCTTGCCACGATCCTGACGGTGGTGGTGCTGGCCGTGACCTTGTAG
- a CDS encoding glycosyltransferase family 4 protein has translation MTEGPLHILQMNGRADLSGGPVYMVRLIRHLPQHWRHTVMCPSVTTGILPELKTCPNVRLVLKNLRYLSILQLIQLLVWVRREKFDLIHSHGKAAGIYARIIGRLTGIPVIHHFHGIHYRQYSSWLQWLYLKLEKKLTQWSAKVICVSESEHQEALALRLFQAHHAVVIKNGVNPEQFVHKTAQSLELRQRLAIPEQARILLSVTRMCYQKNVELMLKIHERLCTVYPSLYLLLLGVAADDPAFRQSAGSSSVVHQIIPLIQIQDVSPYLNLAEVYLNTSRWEGMSLGLIEAMATGLPVVLSDVVGNRDVLRKIRQPGFLIPEENIDEYVRQITYLLDHPQAASQIGQSLRQLILQEYTIQQNADAIAQLYTDISAGGWDCA, from the coding sequence ATGACCGAAGGGCCTCTTCATATTTTGCAGATGAATGGACGTGCTGATCTGAGTGGCGGCCCCGTTTACATGGTTCGACTGATTCGGCATTTGCCGCAACACTGGCGGCATACGGTGATGTGCCCTTCGGTGACTACCGGGATTCTTCCTGAATTGAAAACCTGCCCGAATGTCCGGTTGGTCCTAAAAAATCTGCGCTATTTGTCCATCCTCCAACTGATTCAACTGCTGGTCTGGGTTCGGCGGGAAAAATTCGATTTGATCCATTCCCACGGAAAAGCCGCCGGCATTTATGCCCGAATTATTGGCCGGCTCACGGGGATTCCTGTCATTCATCATTTTCATGGAATCCATTATCGGCAGTACTCTTCCTGGTTGCAATGGCTGTATCTCAAGCTGGAAAAAAAGCTCACCCAATGGTCTGCCAAGGTGATCTGTGTTTCAGAAAGCGAACATCAGGAAGCGCTGGCACTCCGCTTATTTCAAGCGCATCACGCCGTTGTGATCAAAAACGGAGTCAATCCGGAACAATTTGTCCATAAAACGGCGCAGTCGCTGGAACTTCGTCAGCGCCTGGCAATTCCCGAACAGGCCCGGATTCTGCTGTCTGTCACGAGGATGTGTTATCAGAAAAACGTGGAATTGATGCTGAAAATCCACGAGCGCTTATGCACCGTTTATCCCTCCCTGTATCTATTACTCCTTGGTGTCGCGGCAGATGATCCGGCTTTTCGGCAAAGTGCCGGGAGTTCCTCAGTCGTGCATCAGATCATTCCCTTGATACAGATCCAGGATGTGAGTCCTTATCTGAACCTGGCCGAGGTGTATCTCAATACCTCGCGCTGGGAAGGCATGTCCCTGGGGTTGATTGAAGCCATGGCGACAGGACTTCCCGTGGTATTGAGCGATGTGGTGGGCAATCGGGATGTGTTGCGAAAAATCCGGCAACCGGGTTTTTTGATCCCGGAGGAGAATATTGACGAATATGTCCGGCAAATTACCTACTTGCTCGATCATCCGCAGGCCGCCTCACAGATCGGCCAAAGTTTGCGTCAGTTGATTTTACAGGAATATACCATTCAGCAAAACGCGGATGCCATCGCTCAATTATATACCGACATTTCCGCGGGTGGATGGGATTGTGCTTAG